A stretch of Mytilus edulis chromosome 11, xbMytEdul2.2, whole genome shotgun sequence DNA encodes these proteins:
- the LOC139496407 gene encoding uncharacterized protein, whose amino-acid sequence MNFVVTLLNIFVLVIFIISCVNGLDFASFDKTAHAYCASHSNGHVFVLRRDCEKTTKDCKAMCTAAKDAIVGTIYHKKDTVACFDAYKVYTHEYNSTDVMQTTGLVGFHTYGFGPRGCTGSPDHCGPNYCCCVAY is encoded by the exons TGATCTTCATTATAAGCTGTGTCAATGGACTGGACTTTGCATCCTTTGACAAAACAGCCCATGCCTACTGCGCTAGTCATTCAAATGGCCACGTGTTTGTTTTGAGAAGGGATTGTGAGAAAACGACAAAGGACTGCAAGGCAATGTGTACAGCAGCAAAAGATGCAATAGTTGGCACAATTTACCACAAGAAAGACAC AGTTGCCTGCTTTGATGCTTACAAAGTTTACACACACGAATATAACTCCACTGATGTCATGCAGACCACTGGTTTAGTGGGCTTCCATACCTATGGGTTCGGTCCAAGAGGGTGCACTGGATCACCAGATCATTGTGGACCAAACTACTGTTGTTGTGTGGCATATTAG